The Candidatus Tanganyikabacteria bacterium genome contains the following window.
GGCCATCGGCTCCCAGCTCGTCCTCAACAGCTCTAATGCGGGCGAGATGCTGTCCATCCAGTCGATGTCGCCCACGCTCGACCTGATGGATCCTCAGAACCGCTACGGCTTCGCCGGATTCTCGGTCGGCCAGTTCGGGTCGGGCTCGCTCATCGGCGGCAACATCATCCTCTAGACCACGGCGACCTTTCAGCCCTCCGCGGCCCCGGGAATCCCCCGGGGCCGCGGAGTTTTTCCACAAGACCCTTCCGGAAGCAGCCGATTCGGGGTATTATGTTAACAGGGAGACCAGGCGTCTTCCGTGTCCACGGACGGACACAGCCAGTTCCAGGGAGGAAACGATCATGGCCAGCGGCTTGAGCCCGGTCGGCGGCTCCGGTGTCGATCCGGTTGTTGCGACGCTAGCTCCGGCGGTCGCCTTGCGCACGGTGGGCGGCGCCGGTGCCGGTTTCCTCACGGTCTCCGGCGAGAAACCCGAGAAGGCCGCACAGGCAGGGAAGGAACCGGTTGCGACCGCGGCCACCGTGTCCCTGCTCGCCGTCAGTGACGCCAGTGCGGACGCGGCCTCCGCCCTGTCGGCGCTCTCCGGCAGCGTGGCGGCTTTCTCCCCGGCGAGCCCCGTGGCCGACTTCGGCAGCCTCCGCATCGACGGCGTGACGACCGTGCTGGGCGCGGTGGACTCGCGCTACATGACGACTGCCGATGCCGCCAACTACGTGGCCGCCACGATCAACTCCAACCGGCAGAGCACCGTCACCGCGTCCGTCGCCGACGACGGGCGCCTGGAGTTGCGCGGCAGGGACGGCGGCGCGTTCTTCATCGAGGCCATCGGCGCCCTGACGACCGACCAGTCCGCCCAGGCCATCGATCTCGGGCTCACCACCGGCCGATTCGAGGATGTGGCCAGGGCGAGCCATGCGATCGCCGGCCCGACTTTCGCGAGATCTCGCAAATCGCACTCCGGCGGCCTCGATACGAGCGGGGGCGAACGCCGCGAGCAGGCGGCCGCCACGACGGCCGCGGATCAGGCCGCCGCCGTCGCCCGCCAGGCGCAGGAGGCCGCACGGAGCCAGGCCGCCGCTCCCGCCATCTCGGCCAGCAAGGGCGCCATCGACGAGCGCCTGTCGTCGCTGCTCGAGGCCCCGGACGTCCCCCGGTCGGTCAAGTCCGGCGACGTGGAGATCACGGCGGCCAGGACGCGGCCCGGCCAGGTGGGCGAGGCGATCGAACCGGCGCCCCTCATCGCGGATCTGGCCGCCGCCAAGGCGGATCGGGCGGCGGGCCTCACCGTGGCGCAGCATGTGGCCCAGCAGGGCATCCAGGCCGTCGTCGCGGACCTGGAGCCGCCCGAAGCGGAAGAAGAAGAAGACGAAGCCCGGCCCGGGATCAGCTTCGAGGTCTGATAGCGGCGCTCACATGACTCGGCCCCGCGTCATTCCGGCGAAAGCCGGAAACTAGCCAGACCTCGGCTAGACCCAGGCTTTCGCCGGGGTGACGAAGTGAGTGCAAGGTCACCTGGGCGCCGCCATGAGCCTACAAGCCGATATTGCGCGCTATCACCAACCGCTGGATCTGGCTGGTACCCTCACCGATTTCGCAGAGCTTGGCGTCGCGCATCATGCGCTCGACAGGGAAGTCCCGCAGGTAGCCGTAGCCGCCCAGGACCTGCACGGCGTCGGTGGTGACCTTCATCGCCACCTCGCTGGCGAACAGCTTGGCCTGGGCGCCGGCCAGGGTGTGGTCCTGCCCCGCGTCCTTGAGGCGGGCCGCATGGTACACGAGCAGCCGGGCGGCGTGGATCTGGGTGGCCATGTCGGCGACTAGGTGCGCGACGGCCTGGTGCTTGCCGATGGGCTGACCGAAGGCCACGCGCTCCTTGGCGTACGCGAGGGCTTCCTCGTAGGCGCCCTGCGCGATGCCGAGCGCCAGCGCGCCGATCGAGATGCGGCCGCCGTCAAGGGTCTTCATGGCCTGCTTGAAGCCCGTGCCCTCCTCGCCCAGCCGCAACGAGGCCGGGATGCGGCAGTTGCGCATCACGATCTCGGTCGTGGGCGAGCCGCGCATGCCGAGTTTCTTCTCGTGCTTGCCCACCGAGAAGCCCAGGGTGTCGGTGGGGACGATGAAGCTCGAGATGCCGTGATTTCCCGCGGGCTTGTCGGTCATGGCCATGACGATGCACGCCTCGGAGAATGGCGGATTGGTGATGAACTGCTTGGCGCCCGTCAGCACGTACTCGTCGCCCTCGCGCACCGCCAGGGTTTCCTGGCGGGCGGCATCCGAGCCGGCCTGCGGCTCGGTGAGGGCCCAGGAGCCGACCGACTTGCCGCTGCACAGGGCGGGAAGGAACCGGCGCCTCTGGTCCTCGGTGCCGAACATGTAGATGGGCGCGGAGCCCAGCGATACGTGGGCGGCGTACGACAAGCCGGTGGAACCGCACACCTTGGAGATTTCCTCGACCGCCAGGATGTAGTGCATGTACGAGGCGCCGGCGCCGCCGTACTCCTCGGGCCAGGGCAGGCCCATGAGGCCGAGTTCGCCCATCTTGTCGTAGGTCTCGCGCGGGTAGGTCTCCTCCTCGTCGATCTTGGCCGCGAGGGGCTTGACCTCCCGGGCGGCGAAGTCGCGGACCATCTCCTGGAGGGCGAGTTGCTCCTCGTCGAGGCCGTAGGGATTTGCTGTGGTGGGCGGAGTGAGCGTGATCATCGAAATTCAAGGTACCATGTCGCAGGAGATGATCACGCCGCTAGACCTTACTGCCATCCTGCGCGCGGCCATTCCGGACGCGGAGGTGGAGGTGACCGACACGACGGGCACCCTCGACCACTTCGCCATCCGGGTGGTCTCGGACGCCTTCGCGGGCGTGAGCCTGCTGGATCAGCATCGCATGGTCTACCGGGCCCTCGAGGCGCCGAGGGCCGACGGGCGGATCCACGCTCTGGAAATCCACACCGCGACGCGTTCTTGAGAGAGGGGTCAAATGCAAGACATGCCCCTGGCGATGGGCCAGGTTCCCCAGGCCGCCGACGGCTCCCAGTCGGTCGAGGAGATTCTCGACGAGATCAAGCGCGAGGTCGCCGCGCACAAGATCCTGGTGTACGGCAAGGGCACCAAGGAGCAGCCGATGTGCGGCTTCACCGTCGAGACCAAGGAGTTCTTCGAGCA
Protein-coding sequences here:
- a CDS encoding acyl-CoA dehydrogenase, with the translated sequence MITLTPPTTANPYGLDEEQLALQEMVRDFAAREVKPLAAKIDEEETYPRETYDKMGELGLMGLPWPEEYGGAGASYMHYILAVEEISKVCGSTGLSYAAHVSLGSAPIYMFGTEDQRRRFLPALCSGKSVGSWALTEPQAGSDAARQETLAVREGDEYVLTGAKQFITNPPFSEACIVMAMTDKPAGNHGISSFIVPTDTLGFSVGKHEKKLGMRGSPTTEIVMRNCRIPASLRLGEEGTGFKQAMKTLDGGRISIGALALGIAQGAYEEALAYAKERVAFGQPIGKHQAVAHLVADMATQIHAARLLVYHAARLKDAGQDHTLAGAQAKLFASEVAMKVTTDAVQVLGGYGYLRDFPVERMMRDAKLCEIGEGTSQIQRLVIARNIGL
- a CDS encoding BolA family transcriptional regulator translates to MTPLDLTAILRAAIPDAEVEVTDTTGTLDHFAIRVVSDAFAGVSLLDQHRMVYRALEAPRADGRIHALEIHTATRS